The following proteins come from a genomic window of Sphingobium cloacae:
- the pyrH gene encoding UMP kinase, protein MSRPAFKRILLKLSGEVLMGQGQFGIDPETVDRVAGEIAAAKDAGFELCVVVGGGNIFRGLAGAAKGFDRASADYMGMLATVMNALAVQNALEKIGYDTRVQSAIPMASVCEPYIRRKAVRHMEKGRIVIFAAGTGSPFFTTDTTAALRAAEMNCDALFKGTSVDGIYNADPKKVPDAARYDAISFDKVLNDNLKVMDASAIALCRENNIPIVVFNIRETGNLAKVLAGDGVATIVQNQER, encoded by the coding sequence ATGTCACGCCCGGCCTTCAAGCGCATCCTGCTGAAACTCTCGGGCGAAGTGCTGATGGGGCAGGGGCAGTTCGGCATCGACCCCGAAACCGTGGATCGCGTCGCGGGCGAGATCGCGGCGGCGAAGGACGCGGGGTTCGAGCTGTGCGTCGTCGTGGGCGGCGGCAATATATTCCGGGGCCTTGCGGGCGCGGCCAAGGGCTTCGACCGGGCGAGCGCCGATTATATGGGCATGCTCGCCACCGTCATGAACGCGCTGGCGGTGCAGAATGCGCTGGAAAAGATCGGTTACGACACGCGCGTCCAGTCGGCGATCCCGATGGCGTCGGTGTGCGAACCCTATATCCGGCGCAAGGCGGTGCGGCACATGGAAAAGGGCCGGATCGTCATCTTCGCGGCGGGCACGGGCAGCCCTTTCTTCACCACCGACACCACGGCGGCGCTGCGGGCGGCGGAAATGAACTGCGACGCGCTGTTCAAGGGCACCAGCGTCGACGGCATCTACAATGCCGACCCGAAGAAGGTGCCGGACGCGGCGCGTTATGACGCGATCAGCTTCGACAAGGTGCTGAACGACAACCTCAAGGTCATGGACGCCAGCGCCATTGCGCTTTGCCGCGAAAACAATATTCCCATCGTCGTCTTCAACATCCGCGAAACCGGAAACCTCGCCAAGGTATTGGCGGGGGACGGGGTCGCGACGATCGTGCAAAATCAGGAGCGCTGA
- the frr gene encoding ribosome recycling factor, translating to MAQYDKADLERRMAGAVESLKGDLTGLRTGRANIQLLDPVTVEVYGAHMPLNQIATVSAPEPRMLSVQVWDKSNVGPCDKAIRSAGLGLNPIVDGQTLRLPIPDLTEERRKELAKLASKYAEGARVAVRNVRRDGMDNLKTDEKKGEISEDERKRLETEVQKLTDATIGDIDAATAAKEKEILGR from the coding sequence ATGGCTCAATATGACAAGGCGGACCTTGAGCGCCGCATGGCGGGCGCCGTCGAATCGCTGAAGGGGGACCTGACGGGCCTTCGCACCGGACGCGCCAATATCCAGCTTCTCGATCCGGTGACGGTCGAGGTCTATGGCGCGCATATGCCCCTGAATCAGATCGCGACCGTCTCCGCGCCCGAACCGCGCATGTTGTCGGTGCAGGTGTGGGACAAGAGCAATGTCGGTCCCTGCGACAAGGCGATCCGGTCGGCGGGCCTCGGCCTCAACCCCATTGTCGACGGCCAGACGCTGCGCCTGCCGATCCCGGACCTGACCGAGGAGCGCCGCAAGGAACTGGCCAAGCTCGCCAGCAAATATGCCGAAGGCGCGCGCGTCGCCGTCCGCAACGTCCGCCGCGACGGCATGGACAATCTCAAGACCGACGAGAAGAAGGGCGAGATCAGCGAGGACGAGCGCAAGCGGCTGGAAACCGAGGTCCAGAAGCTGACCGACGCCACCATCGGGGACATAGACGCGGCCACCGCGGCCAAGGAGAAGGAAATCCTCGGCCGTTGA